A stretch of Bubalus bubalis isolate 160015118507 breed Murrah chromosome 19, NDDB_SH_1, whole genome shotgun sequence DNA encodes these proteins:
- the NDUFS6 gene encoding NADH dehydrogenase [ubiquinone] iron-sulfur protein 6, mitochondrial produces MAAVATFLRVLGRGGAVTRGLPGGARRFGVRTSPTGEKVTHTGQVYDDEDYRKVRFVGRQKEVNENFAIDLIAEQPVSQVGSRVISCDGGGGALGHPRVYINLDKETKTGTCGYCGLQFRQQHH; encoded by the exons ATGGCGGCGGTGGCGACCTTCCTCAGGGTCCTGGGCCGGGGCGGCGCGGTGACGCGCGGCCTGCCCGGGGGCGCCAGGCGCTTTGGGGTGCGGACCTCGCCGACCGGGGAGAAGGTCACGCACACCGGCCAG GTTTATGACGATGAAGACTACAGGAAAGTTCGATTTGTAGGTCGTCAGAAAGAG GTGAACGAGAACTTCGCCATCGATCTGATAGCGGAGCAGCCCGTGAGCCAAGTCGGGAGTCGGGTGATATCGTGCGACGGCGGCGGGGGGGCCCTGGGCCACCCCCGAGTGTACATAAACCTG GACAAGGAAACGAAGACGGGGACGTGCGGCTACTGCGGCCTGCAGTTCCGGCAGCAGCACCACTAG
- the MRPL36 gene encoding 39S ribosomal protein L36, mitochondrial → MATALLRRVASAVGPLLQLGGRPLSALAQGPPRAGPAAHRPPGLVAALLAARPALGLQPALGFKTKGVLKKRCKGCYLVKRRGRWFIYCKTNPKHKQRQM, encoded by the coding sequence ATGGCCACCGCCCTCCTAAGGAGAGTGGCCTCCGCCGTGGGCCCGCTGCTGCAGCTGGGGGGCCGCCCGCTTTCCGCGCTCGCGCAGGGCCCCCCGCGCGCCGGCCCTGCCGCTCACAGGCCCCCCGGCCTGGTCGCCGCGCTCCTCGCCGCGCGCCCGGCGCTCGGCCTGCAGCCCGCCCTGGGCTTCAAGACCAAGGGCGTCCTCAAGAAGCGCTGCAAGGGCTGCTACCTGGTGAAGAGGCGCGGGCGCTGGTTCATCTACTGCAAGACCAACCCAAAGCACAAGCAGAGACAGATGTAG